One stretch of Zingiber officinale cultivar Zhangliang chromosome 6B, Zo_v1.1, whole genome shotgun sequence DNA includes these proteins:
- the LOC121989208 gene encoding SNF1-related protein kinase regulatory subunit beta-1-like has protein sequence MGNASGRDGMEESDSDDPFARSRPYAGSNSNDTRYVRSADSFWPPERPSRSRSPLMFAPQVPVPPLPGASDPPPIFDQRWTNEPDQQFDGPLEKGIPTLITWNRGGNTILVEGSWDDWTSRKPLQRSGKDHAILLVLPSGVYHYKFIIDGQPRHMPDLPFVTDEMGNIINLLDVHDHVPENVESISEFDSPPSPVSSYSWSPPADEDFAKEPPAVPPHLRLTVLETQNTDEASLTPEHVGLNHLCIEKGSSSSSQSVVGLGLTHRFRSKYVTVVLYRPVQR, from the exons ATGGGGAACGCGAGCGGTCGGGACGGGATGGAGGAATCTGACAGCGATGACCCTTTTGCCAGATCGAGACCCTACGCCGGTTCGAACTCCAACGACACTCGCTACGTCCGATCCGCAGACTCGTTTTGGCCGCCGGAGAGGCCCAGCAGGTCCCGATCACCTCTCATGTTCGCTCCCCAG GTTCCTGTGCCTCCTCTGCCGGGAGCTTCTGATCCCCCTCCTATATTTGATCAACGATGGACGAATGAACCTGACCAACAGTTTGATGGACCCCTTGAAAAGGGAATTCCAACATTAATAACTTGGAACCGAGGAGGAAATACTATTCTAGTAGAAGGATCATGGGACGACTGGACTTCAAG AAAGCCTTTACAGAGATCTGGCAAGGACCATGCCATTTTGTTGGTTCTTCCTTCGGGCGTCTACCATTACAAGTTCATCATTGATGGACAACCTAGACACATGCCTGATCTGCCTTTCGTAACTGATGAGATGGGAAACATCATTAATCTCCTTGATGTCCAT GATCATGTTCCTGAAAATGTTGAAAGCATTTCTGAATTTGACTCTCCGCCATCACCCGTCTCCAGCTACAGCTGGTCACCGCCTGCAGACGAAGACTTTGCAAAGGAACCACCCGCCGTGCCGCCCCACCTGCGTTTAACAGTTCTCGAGACGCAGAACACAGATGAAGCTTCATTAACACCTGAGCACGTTGGGCTGAATCACCTTTGCATCGAGAAAGGATCATCATCGTCGTCGCAGTCGGTCGTGGGGCTTGGTCTGACACATCGATTCCGATCCAAGTATGTCACCGTGGTGCTCTACAGACCTGTTCAAAGGTGA
- the LOC121989206 gene encoding myosin-11-like isoform X1, with amino-acid sequence MRNLFSLRSFIPSTAPPAQNKDSKNPAYSNVRDASQSPMEILKPSNQCLDNEGSSTPHLQRSLSFSSAMTRRGKDGNLRFLSDTFDSPTDSADTANHICKCPNHCQLSRENRGSLASIHDIGFDSSGSREEFIAGDSLCSSPIPSRRRADHSRTRSKTEFDGFADGEYQLGKSSHSYTSYSSGTEFDDCLVDKKMLPSLGKPSRFRHLRSSLLSCDKENMRNHSFRETSPIPHHHSTRDWTNDDFKLASPSRQTRNAEKLCHAFSAKLNKTQYYDSRTITSIEELHDEMSQPSLSSNCFSELHVPETTSYEDVVDYCADELLNVQGQKGLLEDAITDARFIDMISNKTKEDIADEELQRKVKELEEKFMLLSDETPETLICRAKNSNLTAVLQIIHNINEDRKCLTLELSSQIKSRLSERYSTEERFRQWKTELGTRTRRLEKEKTDIQSSLEIELDQRENDWLLKFENFEAEEQRLRDRVRELAEQNVSLQREISLLKTSEVDAQSRIMNSEKQINEMTASLEDMRIGNADLLQSVSELQGKHRGAEEDLDHLRGCYKEKEEENKELHKAVVKLQRICSEQERTMSGLRQGLNEELCKKAIENGDEIDRLKMEQLRLTGIEQMLRKEIESCRLEMKSIRHENISLLERLQITNNCYGYSFFKLDQELRSRVESLQMHGLSLLDNSSCFLGELLEFIKCKRYDQVASMNFERIPVDDFILKYHTLKRGIENLRRNLQATMVALDDKSNLEELQRQTKEQSKMKRLKSHVTEDEMLLNIRAEAILSRLLKENLFSRELEYEQLQADFARSIRARDVLQNANQRLQDEVSCLSHKMKDLELQILKKDETIAQLHQEIQTSMTDLNAVQSMLQTVSTENNELWEEVKRLRKTNMVLENEIVSLRKKIESLEEDILLKEGQICILKDSLEKPFDTLYTTKGMKEFILE; translated from the exons ATGAGAAATTTATTTTCTCTAAGATCATTTATACCTAGTACAGCTCCTCCTGCACAGAACAAGGATTCAAAAAATCCAGCTTATAGCAATGTTCGTGATGCTTCCCAATCTCCCATGGAAATTCTTAAGCCAAGCAACCAGTGCTTGGATAATGAGGGTTCCTCAACGCCACATCTCCAAAGGAGTCTTTCATTCTCCTCGGCCATGACTAGGCGTGGTAAAGATGGAAACTTGAGATTTTTGAGTGACACCTTCGATTCACCAACCGACTCTGCGGACACTGCAAACCACATTTGCAAGTGTCCTAATCA CTGCCAATTGTCAAGAGAAAATAGAGGCAGTTTGGCTTCCATCCATGATATAGGGTTTGATTCTTCAGGTTCAAGAGAAGAGTTTATCGCAGGGGATTCTCTGTGCAGTTCACCTATTCCATCAAGACGCAGAGCAGATCACTCTAGGACTCGAAGCAAAACTGAATTTGATGGCTTCGCAGATGGGGAGTATCAACTAGGCAAATCCAGTCATAGTTACACTAGCTACTCATCTGGCACTGAATTTGATGACTGTTTGGTGGACAAGAAAATGCTCCCAAGTCTAGGAAAGCCATCAAGATTTAGACACCTGAGATCATCTTTACTCTCATGTGATAAAGAGAACATGAGAAACCACTCGTTCAGGGAGACAAGTCCCATTCCTCATCATCATTCTACTCGAGATTGGACAAATGATGATTTTAAGCTAGCTTCCCCTTCTAGGCAGACCAGGAATGCTGAGAAACTTTGCCATGCTTTTTCTGCAAAACTTAATAAAACACAATATTATGACTCTAGAACAATTACTTCAATAGAGGAGCTGCATGATGAGATGTCACAACCATCCTTGTCTTCAAACTGCTTTTCTGAATTGCATGTTCCTGAAACCACTTCCTATGAGGATGTAGTGGACTATTGTGCAGATGAATTACTTAATGTTCAGGGACAGAAAGGTTTACTTGAAGATGCAATTACAGATGCTAGGTTTATTGACATGATTAGTAACAAAAcaaaggaagacatcgcggatgaGGAATTACAAAGGAAAGTGAAAGAGTTGGAAGAGAAGTTTATGCTTCTTTCAGATGAAACTCCTGAAACACTGATTTGTCGTGCTAAGAACTCAAACTTAACAGCTGTGCTTCAAATAATTCATAATATCAATGAAGATAGAAAGTGCCTGACACTTGAGCTTTCATCACAAATCAAATCTAGGCTTTCAGAGAGATACTCTACAGAAGAAAGATTTAGACAGTGGAAAACTGAATTGGGTACTAGAACCCGGCGGCTTGAGAAAGAGAAGACTGACATACAATCAAGTCTGGAGATAGAATTAGACCAAAGAGAAAATGACTGGCTGCtgaagtttgaaaattttgaggCTGAAGAGCAGAGGCTAAGAGATCGTGTTAGAGAACTTGCCGAGCAAAATGTGTCACTTCAAAGAGAAATTTCCTTACTCAAGACCAGTGAAGTAGATGCTCAGAGTAGGATAATGAACTCAGAGAAGCAAATTAACGAAATGACTGCTAGTTTGGAAGACATGAGAATAGGGAATGCTGACCTTCTGCAGTCCGTGTCTGAGTTGCAGGGCAAACACAGAGGAGCTGAAGAGGATCTTGATCATCTTAGGGGATGCtacaaggaaaaggaggaggagaataAGGAGCTTCATAAAGCAGTTGTAAAGCTGCAAAGAATATGTAGTGAACAAGAGCGAACAATGAGTGGGCTGAGACAAGGACTTAACGAGGAGTTATGTAAGAAAGCGATAGAAAATGGTGATGAAATAGATAGGTTGAAGATGGAACAATTGCGGCTAACAGGAATTGAGCAAATGTTGCGAAAAGAAATTGAATCCTGCAGGCTTGAAATGAAGTCTATTAGGCATGAAAATATTTCCCTCTTAGAACGTCTTCAGATCACTAATAATTGTTATGGCTACTCATTTTTCAAACTTGACCAAGAACTCCGTTCTCGAGTAGAATCTTTGCAAATGCATGGGCTTTCATTGCTCGACAATAGTAGTTGTTTCTTAGGTGAACTGTTAGAATTTATAAAATGCAAGAGGTATGATCAAGTAGCTAGCATGAATTTTGAGAGAATTCCAGTTGATGATTTCATTCTGAAGTATCATACTTTAAAGAGAGGTATTGAGAACTTGAGAAGAAACTTACAAGCAACAATGGTGGCATTAGATGACAAGTCCAATCTCGAAGAATTACAAAGGCAGACTAAGGAACAAAGTAAAATGAAACGCTTGAAGAGTCACGTGACAGAG GATGAAATGTTGTTAAACATAAGGGCAGAAGCCATACTATCAAGACTACTGAAAGAGAATCTGTTTTCTCGAGAATTGGaatatgaacaactacaagctgattttgcAAGGTCTATAAGAGCTCGTGATGTCCTGCAAAATGCTAATCAGAGACTTCAGGATGAGGTTTCTTGTCTTTCCCACAAGATGAAGGATTTGGAGCTTCAG ATACTAAAGAAAGATGAGACAATCGCACAGCTGCATCAGGAGATTCAGACTTCCATGACAGACCTAAATGCTGTTCAAAGCATGCTCCAAACTGTGTCCACTGAAAATAACGAATTGTGGGAGGAAGTGAAGAGGTTGAGAAAGACCAACATGGTTTTGGAGAATGAGATTGTCAGTCTCAGGAAGAAGATTGAGAGCCTTGAGGAAGACATACTTCTTAAAGAGGGACAAATTTGCATTCTAAAAGACAGCCTGGAAAAACCATTTGACACCCTCTACACTACAAAAGGAATGAAAGAATTCATCCTCGAATGA
- the LOC121989207 gene encoding calmodulin-1-like produces the protein MAEKLTDDQIAEFKEAFSLFDKDGDGCITTKELGTVMRSLGQNPTEAELQDMINEVDADGNGTIDFPEFLNLMARKLKDTDSEEELKEAFRVFDKDQNGFISAAELRHVMTNLGEKLTDEEVDEMIREADVDGDGQINYEEFVKIMMAK, from the exons ATGGCGGAGAAGCTCACCGACGATCAAATTGCCGAGTTCAAGGAGGCATTCAGCTTGTTCGACAAGGATGGCGATG GTTGCATCACGACCAAGGAGCTTGGAACCGTGATGCGATCTTTGGGGCAGAATCCCACAGAGGCCGAACTCCAAGACATGATAAACGAGGTGGATGCCGATGGAAACGGCACGATCGACTTCCCAGAGTTTCTCAACTTGATGGCTCGCAAGCTGAAGGACACAGACTCAGAGGAGGAACTAAAGGAGGCCTTCAGAGTGTTCGACAAGGACCAAAACGGTTTCATCTCCGCCGCTGAACTTCGCCATGTCATGACCAATCTCGGTGAGAAGCTCACTGATGAGGAAGTCGACGAAATGATTCGTGAAGCTGACGTCGATGGCGACGGCCAAATCAACTACGAGGAGTTCGTCAAAATCATGATGGCCAAGTGA